Within the bacterium genome, the region GCCCGGCACCACGCCCGTTGCACCAGCTCACTGGGCGTATGAGGCACTGGACCGCCTTGCCGATGCAGGGCTGCTGCACGGCGAGTGGGCAGTTGGCGCGCGGCCGGCCTCGGAGAACGCGCTGGCCGAAGCAATGCGCGCCGCCGCTGATGTGGCCCGGGCAGCCGGTTCGCGCCTCGCCCCCTTCGCCGCCGCAGCGGCGGAGCGGCTGGCCGAGGAGCTCCGCGCGCCGGCCAGCGCCGGCGGCTGCTCGCCGGCGGCGGGCGCCCGCAGTTACCGCGCAGGCCTCGGCGCGCTGCATGCCGAGGGCGGGTTCGACGAAGCGCGCGCGGTGCTCCTGCACGGCCGCGCGAGTATCGGCGTGGGCTGTCGGTTCGCATTGTTCTATGAAGGCGAGGCGCGGTCAGGGAGCAGCGGCATCGCGCTGCGCCACGAAGGGATCGGGCTGGCCGGGCGCGCGGCGGCGCTGCTGTTCTACGCGGGGCGTGAGCGCTTCCGGCTCGGCGCGGGGGCCGGCGGCAGCATCCTGCTGAGCGATGCGGTGCCGCTCGATGGTCTCGTGCTCGGCCTCGAGAGCCCGGTCCGGCTCCCGGGTTTCCTGAGCCGTGCAGGGCCGGTCCACGCCATGCTGGTGGCCAGCCGCATCGGCGGGGACACGCTCGGGCCGGAGGTCGGCTTCGTCGCCTTGCGGCTCACGGCGGCGCCGCACCCGCGGCTCCAGCTCGGCGTCAATCGCAGCATCCTCTTCCAGACGGAGCGGGACGGCCAGCGCCCCGGCCTGGACGACGTGCTCTTCATGGCGATCGGCAAGCACACGCGGTTCGACGACCAGCGCGCGTCGTTCGAGGCGCGGCTCCGCCTGGATGCCGCGGGCTGGCCCGTCGTCGCGTACCTGGAGTGGGGGCTGGAGGACAGCGCCGGCGCAGATGAGGACCCGGCGCTCCTGTTCGGCGTGTCGCTGCCCGTGATGCCGGGGCTGCCCGCTCTGGCGCTCCGCTACGAGTACACGGCCTTCGGCGAGGACACCCGGCTGATCTGCCCGTTCTGCGGCGGCGGCTACCCGCGGAGCTGGTACCGTCACGCCGGCCCGCCGCGCGTGGCCTACGCGGACGCCGCCGGCACGCCACTCGGCCACCCGCTCGGCGGCTACGGCCACGAGCACCGGGTGGAAGCGCGGGCATGGCCGGCCGACGCCCGCTGGAGACTGCGCGCGGCCTTCGCGGCGATCGAGCGCGAGCCGGGGAACCTCCTCTACGAGCGCAAGCCCGGCGCGGGCTGGAGCGCCGCGTTTGGCGCGGCGTACCGGCTCGGCGCGCGGGTCGAGCTCGAGGCCGCGGGCCAGGTCGAGCGGGGCCGCACGGGCTGGCGGGAGCACCGCGCGTCGGTGCGTCTCGCTGCGTTCTTCTGAAGCGCGCGGCGCGGCCTCACGCCGCGGGCGTCCCCGCCTACCCCATCACCTCCCTCAGCGCCTCCACCCCCGCCACCGGCGGCGCGCACGTCTCGCCCGTGCACACGTAGGCCCGCGGCGCCTCCCGCGTCACCATGGCCGCGAGGGCCGGCGGCAGCGCCTCCCGGCCCACCGCATCCGGCGCGAGTCGCCGAACCACCGTGCGCGGCCGCGGGGCTGCCAGCGCCGCGCGCAGGAGTGCGTCCGCGCGGGCATCGCCCGGCGCCCCCACGACCACCACCGTCGTGACCGGCAGCGTCGCCCAGGACACCGCCCACACGAACGTCGCGGCGGCCGCGCCCACGCGCTGCCCCGTCCCGCCGAACGCGTTCAGGACGCCCAGCGCGGCCTCCCGCCACCGCCCCTCGTGCGTCAGCGCCGCGAGCCGCAGCAACGCCAGCGCCGCCACTGCGTTGCCCGCCGGCGCAGGCGCGTCCACCACCGGCCGGTGCGGCTCCGCGAGCGCGCCGACGGCACCGGCCGCATCCCGCGCGCGATCGAGCAGCGCGCCGCCATCGTCCCGGAAGCGCGCGAGCATCACATCCAGAACCCGCCGCGCGCGTTCCAGCCACGCCGGCCGCTGCGTCAGCTCGAACGCATCGATGAACGCGCGGGCCGCGTACGCCTGGTCCTCGAGGTAACCCTCGCCGCTCCGCTCGCCCACCGCGTGCGCGACGCCCCGCCCCTCGTCGAACGCCTCCGCCCACACCCGATCCAGGGCGCGCAGCGCGGCCTCCTGCGCCCCCTCGACCCCCGCGTACCTTGCAGCGGCGAGATGGCCGGAGGCCACCAGCGAGACCCAGCCCGCGTACGGCGTCTCATCCACGAACGGTCGCGGCCGCCGGTCCCGCGCCGCCTTCAGCCGCCGCTCCACCTCGCCCAGCAGCGACTCCGTCTCGGCGATCGGCAGCTCCAGCCGCGCCGCGATCTCCGGCGCCTCCAGCGCACGATAGGGCACGTGACGCTCGCGGTCGCCGTGCATGGCGCTCTCCGGGTCGTCCAGCCCGTAGCGCAGCACCGCGGCACGCAGCAGCCGCTCGTCGCCACCCAGAGCCGCCCGCGCCTCGTCCATCGTCCACGTCCAGTACGAGCCGTCGTCGTCCGGCCCCACGTCGGCATCCTGGGACGCGGGGAAGCCGCCCCGCTCGAGCAGCGCGGGCGCGACCTCGCGGTAGTAGGCGACGACGCGCTCCGCGACCTCGCGGTACAGCGGCGACCCGTACACCGCAGCCGCCCGCGCGTACACCGCGAGCAGCGGGCCGTTGTCGTACGCCATCTTCTCGAAGTGCGGGATGCGCCAGCGCGCGTCCGTCGCGTAGCGGTGGAAGCCGCCGCCGAGCTGGTCGTGGATCCCGCCCCGCGCCATCGCGTCCAGCGTCTCGACCGCCATGCGCCGCACCCACGGCTCGCCGCCCTCCTGCGAGCGGTCCAGCAGCAGCTCCAGCGCGCCCGCGCTCGGGAACTTCGGCGCGCCGCCGAACCCGCCGTACCGAAAGTCGAACGACGAGGCGAGCTCCTCGACCGCCGCATCGATGAGGCGCGGCGAGACCGCGCCGGGCTCACTCTCCGCGCGGCCGTACGCCGCGAGCCGCGCCTTCACCGCGCGCGCGTTCTCCGCCGCGCGCTCCGGGTTCTCCCGCCATACGCGCGCGACCTCGCGCAGCACCCTGCGGAACGAGGGCCGGCCGTACCGGTCCTCCGGCGGGAAGTACGTCCCGCCGTAGAAGACCTCGCCGTCCGGCGTGAGGAACGCGGTCAGCGGCCACCCGCCCTGCCCCGTCAACGCCTGCACTGCGCGCTGGTAGCGCGCGTCCACGTCGGGCCGCTCGTCCCGATCCACCTTCACCGGCACGAACAGCTCGTTGATGAGCCGCGCGGTCTCCTCGTCCTCGTAGCTCTCGCGGTCCATCACGTGGCACCAGTGGCACCACACCGCGCCGATGTCGAGCAGGATGGGCCGCCCCTCGCGCCGCGCCCGCTCGAACGCCGCCTCGCCCCACGGCAGCCAATCCACCGGCTGCGTCGCGCCGTGCCGCAGGAACGGGCTCCGCTCGCCCGCCAGCGCGTTCCTCGCCTCTGTGCTCACCGCCTGCCCCTTTCCGTTGCGGGACGACGTCGCCGCGTCGCCACCTCCCACGCCCTCGCCCTCGCCCCGGCCCTCTCCCCTCACGCGACGGCTGATGGACAGAGATCCGCCACCACACACGCCCCGCAGCGCGGCTTCGGCGCCTTGCACACCGCGCGGCCGTGGTAGATGAACAGGTGGGCCAGGTCGGTCCAGTCCTCGCGCGGGACGAGCTCCATGAGGTCCGCCTCGATCTTGACCGGGTCCTTGTGCCGCGTCAGGCCCAACCGGTTCGAGAGCCGCGTCACGTGGGTGTCCACCACCACGCCCTCCGCCTTGCCGAACGCGTTGCCGAGCACCACGTTCGCCGTCTTGCGCCCCACGCCCGGCAGCTCCACCAGCGCGTCCATCGTGTCCGGCACCTGCCCCCCGTGCCGCTCGACGAGCGCGTTCGCCATGCCCAGCAGACTCTTCGCCTTGCTGCGGTAAAACCCCGTCGAGCGGATCAGCTCCTCCAGCTCCTCCTGCCGCGCCGCCGCGAGGTCCTCGGCCGTGGGGTAGCGCGCGAACAGCGCAGGCGTCACCTGGT harbors:
- a CDS encoding thioredoxin domain-containing protein — its product is MHGRAREPGDACAVRALPHGRGPRGGAAGGAGGADPLDGVLPQQGEESAGHGERARRAARGAGAGHDGRAGGAAGRGAQDGERGARQRVRQGGGRGGGHPRDAALEPVGPDAAQGPGQDRGGPHGARPARGLDRPGPPVHLPRPRGVQGAEAALRGVCGGGSLSISRRVRGEGRGEGEGVGGGDAATSSRNGKGQAVSTEARNALAGERSPFLRHGATQPVDWLPWGEAAFERARREGRPILLDIGAVWCHWCHVMDRESYEDEETARLINELFVPVKVDRDERPDVDARYQRAVQALTGQGGWPLTAFLTPDGEVFYGGTYFPPEDRYGRPSFRRVLREVARVWRENPERAAENARAVKARLAAYGRAESEPGAVSPRLIDAAVEELASSFDFRYGGFGGAPKFPSAGALELLLDRSQEGGEPWVRRMAVETLDAMARGGIHDQLGGGFHRYATDARWRIPHFEKMAYDNGPLLAVYARAAAVYGSPLYREVAERVVAYYREVAPALLERGGFPASQDADVGPDDDGSYWTWTMDEARAALGGDERLLRAAVLRYGLDDPESAMHGDRERHVPYRALEAPEIAARLELPIAETESLLGEVERRLKAARDRRPRPFVDETPYAGWVSLVASGHLAAARYAGVEGAQEAALRALDRVWAEAFDEGRGVAHAVGERSGEGYLEDQAYAARAFIDAFELTQRPAWLERARRVLDVMLARFRDDGGALLDRARDAAGAVGALAEPHRPVVDAPAPAGNAVAALALLRLAALTHEGRWREAALGVLNAFGGTGQRVGAAAATFVWAVSWATLPVTTVVVVGAPGDARADALLRAALAAPRPRTVVRRLAPDAVGREALPPALAAMVTREAPRAYVCTGETCAPPVAGVEALREVMG